The DNA sequence CTCGCCCGGGTCAAGCCCGGCGCAGTCTCAATGCACGAAGCGGGCGACCACATCCCGATAGGAGCGGCTGACCTTCACCTCGGCGCCCGAATCGAGCACCAGGAAGCATTCGCCATTGGTATGCGGCTTCACCTGGCGCACCTGATCGAGATTGACGATGGTGGAGCGGTGGACGCGCTGAAACACGCGCGGATCGAGCCGGCGCTCGAGATCCTTCATCGTTTCGCGCAGGATCAGCGAATTGTCGCCGGTGTAGATGCACATGTAATCGCCGGCCGCCTCGATATGTTCGATCGTGGCGACATCGACACGGAAGATCTGGCCGCGATCCTTGACGTTGATCATCCGTTCGTAGCGGCTGGCGCCCTCTTCCTCGCCCGGCATGTTCTCCATCGCCTCGGGCGCCACTTCGGCCAGCACGTCCTTGAGCTTCTCGGCCTCTTCGGCGGAGCGTTTCTCGGTCAGGCGGGTGCGCACGCGGTCAAGCGTGTCGGCCAGCTTGCCCTCGTCCACCGGCTTCATCAGGTAATTGATCGCATTCGCCTCGAAGGCGCGGATCGCGTGTTCCTGATAGGCGGTGACGAAGACGAACAGCGGCGGATCGATCTCCATCACCCCGCTGACGACCGAAAAGCCGTCGAAGCCCGGCATCTGGATGTCGAGGAACACCAGATCGGGCTTTTCCGTCTTGATCGCGCGGATCGCCTCGCGCCCGTTGGCGCAGGTGCCGATGATCTCCACGTCCGGGAAGGCCTGGAGCCTCAGCTGAAGGCCCTGGATGGCCAGCTTCTCGTCATCAACGATGAGTGTGCGGATTGTCATGCAGTGGTTCCGATCGCGCTGTTCGCGCCTTGGGGTGCGTGGGGGGGATTGTGAGAGGGTTGGGCTGCTGCGGTGAATGGCGGCGGGGGCGGTGCCGAATCATCGTCCGCCTCCCCGCGCTCATACGGAATCTCGATGATCACGGTGAAACCGCCATCGGCCGGTGTCTGGATTTCGAAGCGGTGTTCCTCACCATAGGCTTGCTGCAGCCGATCGCGAATATTCGCGAGGCCAACGCCGGTGGAAACGGAACGATCCGGGAAAAGTTTCGCCTCGCCGCTGCGCCGATCAAGCGCCTGCTGCTGCAGGCCCGGGCCGGTGTCGGACACAGTCATCCGCAGGCGATTGGCGATCAGTTGCGCCGACAGGCTGATGCGCGCGCCTTCCTCCTGCGGGGAGACGGCATATTTGATCGCATTCTCCACCAGCGGTTGCAGCAGCAGTGAAGGAATGCAGGCATCTGCGGCGGCCGGATCCACCTTGAACACGGTGCGCAGCCGTTCCTCGAACCGCATCCGCTCGATATCGAGATAGAGCTTCAGCGTCTCCACTTCCTGCGCGACCGTCACCTTGCCGCCCGGCTGGGTGACGAGCGTGTGGCGCAGGAAGCTGGAAAGGCGGGTGAGCATCGCATTGGCCGGTTCGGTCTGCTTGAGAAGCACCAGCGTGCTGATGGAGTTCAAGGTGTTGAACAGGAAATGCGGGTTCAGCTGGTAGCGCAGCATGGCGAGCTGAGCGATCGTGGCCTGCGCCTCCAGCCGTTCCAGCCGGTCCGCCTGCTCTTCCACCTGGAGGAAATAGTTGATCGCGTAATAGAGCGCCGACCATGCGCCGAGCAACGTGAGGTCGATGTTGAAATAGATCAGGAAGCGCTGGGCCAGCGTTGCCTCGCGATCGGCATAGACCAGCCCGGCGAGCCAGCCGTCGATTAGCGCGTAGATGGTTACGAACAGGGCCAGCACCACCGCCGTGGTGCCCCAGGTGATCAAGGGCTGACGGTTGAACAGGGCGCGATAGATCACCGCCAGGATCAGGCTCAGCGAAAAGCCCGTGACGGTGGAAATCAGCACCAGGATCAGGAAGTTGCTGGCCTGCGCATTGGCGACGCCGGACATGGCCCGCAGCAGCGCGGCGCCGCCCCAGCCGATGAACTGCAGGTTCCAGAAGGCGCGGTTCTTGTCCTTGAAGAAGGGCGTGGGGCGGAAGGGCAGCATGCCTGCCGCGCCCCCGGGCCGCGCTTCCCGCGGCCGTGCGGAGCGCCTGCGCTGCGTCAGCCGCGACAAGGAGAGCCGCGTCGTCAGGACTCGCGCGCCTCCGCGATCGCCGCGCCGATGCGCTGCTTGCCCACCGCGCCGTTCAGCGCCTGGTCGCCGATGATCCAGCCGGGCGTGCCGGAGATGCCCAGTTCGTTAGCGAGCGCGGCATTGGTGCGCAGATGCGTGTCGAACGCGCCGCTGGCGATGGCCGCATTGGCCTTGGCGAGATCCAGCCCCGCCTCCTTTGCCGCCGCTTCGATGGCATCCGCGCTCGGTGGGCCGAGGCGGAACATGGCGTCGTGGAAGGCGGCATATTTGCCCTGTTGCGCAGCGGCCAGCGCCATGCGCGCGGCATCCACGCTTTCCGGCCGCAGGATCGGGAATTCCCGCACCACCACCCGCAGATCGGGATTGGCGGCGATCAGATCGGCCACGTCGCCCAGGCTTTGCCGGCAATAGGTGCAGGCATAATCGGTGAATTCGACCAGCGTCACCTTACCGTCCGGATTGCCCATCACGGCGCCGGGGAAGGGCGTCTCCAGCTCAGCCCGCAGGGGGGCGATGCGCGCCTGCTGGTCGCGCCGCTGCAATTCCTCCATCGCCTGGGGCAGCACTTCGGGATTGGCCAGCAGGTAATCCCGCGTGGCCTTGCCGCCGAAGCCGGCGGCATCCCACAGGGCGGCGCCGGCGAAGCCGGCACCAAGCGACAGGAGGAGAGTGAGAACCCAACGCATCGGCAAGGCCTACTTCCGGTCCTTCTGGCGTTCAAGCTGCGCCCGCGCCTGCAGCTCCACATCCTGCGCGCGAATCCAATCGGGCGAGCCTTCGGGCAGGCCACGCTCGGCCGCCTGTGCGCTGCGCAGCGCCTCGGCCGGATTGCCTGTCATCACCTGCTGTTCGGCGCTCGCCAGCCGGGCGCGGGGCATGTCGCCATTGGCGGCATAGACAACGCCCAGCTGATACCAGGCGAATGGTATCTCGCGGTCGCGCCCCACCGCGGCGCGCAGCACCTGCTCCGCTTCCGGATAATTGGCGGAATCTTCCGTGGCGATCAGTGCGTGGCCGAAGGTGGAAGCGATCAGCGGGGTGAAATGGGTCAGTTCGCTCGCCCGCCGCAGCGGCGCCAGCGCGTCCCCCGGCCTGCCCGATTCGAGCAGCACCTGCCCCTGCAGTTCGAGGAAATAGGGATTGTCCGGTTCCTCGGCGATCAGCGCTTCGGTCTCGGCCAGTGCCTTATCCATCCGCGCTTCCTTGTGATAGGCGTAGGCGCGAGCGTAGCGCGCAGGCACGCCGGTCATCGTCTCGGGATAGGCATTCAGCGTCTGCGCCGGCGTGGCGAGATAGCCATAGAGCTTGGCCTTGATCGCCAGGAAGCGGCGCTGCTGGTCGGCATCGGGCGGGGTGTTCCACGCCGGATCCTTCTCATACACCCCCTCCAGCCGCGAAATACGGTCCCCCGTCAGCGGGTGGGTGCGGGCGAAGCCGGCTTCGTCGCTCTGGCTGTAGCCGTAGCGGAATTCCTGATTCTGCAGCTTCTTGAAGAAGGCGAGCGAGCCCTTGCCGGTGATGCCCGCCTTGGAAAGATACTCGGCGCCCGCGGCATCGGCGCTGGCTTCCTGAGTGCGGCTGAACTGCAGGAAGCTGCCGATGGCGGCCTGCTGGCCCAGCGCCATGGCGCCCATGCCGGCTTCCGGCGCGCCGGCCAGTGCCGCCGCCAGCCCCACCAACATGGAAAGCGCGCTGATCTTGGTCGCCTTGCCGGCTCCCTGCGAATAGCCGATGATGTGGCCGCCGGTGATATGCCCCAGCTCGTGCGCCAGCACGCCCTGCACTTCATTGGCGCTTTCCGCCGCATTGATGAGGCCGGAATGGACATAGATCCGCTGCCCGCCCGCAACGAAGGCGTTGATCGATGGATCGTTGAGCAGCACCACGTCCACCGCGCCGGGCTGGAGCCCCGCGGCCGCGGCCAGCGGATCGATCATCTGCTGCAGCAGCGCCTCGGTTTCGGCGTCGCGCAGCACATCCTGCGCCGCAGCCGGCTGCGCCAGGGCGAAGGCGGACAATGCCAGAAGGGCCAGCAGGCGGGACAGCGGACGAAGGAGGGCGCGCATAGCCGCAGGGCTAGCGCATTTGCGCCTGAACGGGAACTGAAGTGGCGACAGCGTCCGCGCGCGGCGGGTTTCGGGCGGTCAGCCGAGCAGGCGGCGCGCGGCGCGCTCCACCAGCCCGTCATCCTCCGGCACTTCGCCCAGCACGACCACTTCGCCGTCCTGCTCGCGGCGGATCATCACCAGGCCGAATTCGCTGCCTTCCACCGGAATGGCGGCGAGGCCGGTGGGTTCGATCCGGCGCAGCTTGCTTTCCAGCGCCTTGCGCCGCGTGTTCGGCTTCGCCTCCCGGCCTTGTTCCTCGCGCCGCAGGCGGCGCTCTTCCTTGACCACACCCTTGAGGCCCCCTTCCGCATCGCGGAGGAAGCCGGCGAGCGTGCCGCGCGGCAGGTCCAGCCGGCGGGCGTGATTCAGCGCAGCGGCGTATTCGGCCAGCCGCGTCTTGTCGTAATCGGCGCCGAACACCAGCTTCGCCACCGGCGTCATCGGCGCGCGATCCTGCATGGCGAGGCCCGCGTCGGCCAGCAGTTCGGCGAATTCCTCCGCCTCCCCATCGGCCGCGAGGGAGAAATCATAGGCGTGGCCGATCGCGGCATAGAGCGCCGCACGGGTGCGATCCTCGCAGCTGAGCGCAATGCTCGCCATCTCGCGTGCGGCGGCCAGCCAGTCGCTGAGGCTGGCTTCGTCCGGCACAGCGGAGGACGCCACATCGGCGAAGGAATCGGGCGTGAGCTCCAGCGGTTCGTCTGCCGCGTCCCAACCCAGGGCCACGGCGAGTTCGTGCGGCGGTTCCGCCGTCGGATCGCCCACGCGGCTTGTATCGGGGCCGAAGGTCGGACGCGGCAGCCCGTCGTCGCCATCGGTGAGGGCGGGCGCTGCCTCCTCGCTGGGCAGTGCGGCCGGCCCGTCGGCCCAGTCGGTCAGCGGATCGCGCTTGCCACGCGGCGGCTCCAGCGCCTGGTCGATCTCCAGCAAGAGCTCGTCCGACCCCTGCTGGTCGGCCAGCTCCTTCCAGTTGATCACGCCGTAGATGAAATCGATCGTGTCGTCGTCGCTGGAATAGGGCAGCAGGATGCCGCGATACAGGATCGTCTGCCCCCGCTGGTTCACGAATTCCGCTTCGAAGCCGATCGGCGCCTGATTGGCGATGATCTGCATGTAATGATCGGTGATGCGGCTGAGCAGCGAACGGCCCGGCACATCCTGCAGCCGGTGCAGCGTTTCGCTCGCCACGCCGCACTCCGCGGCCAGCTGCCCGCCGAGATAGGCGATGCCCGGATTGTCCACCCCGGTGGAGAAATCCAGCAGCACGCTGTTGGGCGCGAAATCGGGCAGCGCCGCGGGGTCGAGATCCTCGATGGCGGGGAAATTGCGATCGCGCAGCAGGCTGGCCCAATGATTATAGGCGCGCACCTGCATGCGCCGTTCGTCCTGCCCGATCGCGGCAGGCGGCGGGGCGCTGACAATCTCGTCCTCGGCAAGCGCGTGGTCAGGCTCGTCACCTGCCAGATCATCGAATTTACCGCGCAACGTATCCATGAGGAGCGCCCCTGTAGTCATTCGCATGGCGGCCTTTGTGGCTGCTCGTGGTAAATTAACCGTAAAGTGTTCTCGAAAGGAGAGGGTCTCCGCCTCTTTACGATGACGCCAACCCGCGCTGACGTCAGAAGATGTAGCGCATGCGGATCGCCTGATGGACGGAGCGCGACCCGACCTCGAAGGCGGCATCGCTGAAGCGCGGCGGCCCCATGCGCAGCCGTGCGTCCCGGGAAAAGCCGAAGCCTTCGCGCGGCAGGGTGCCGAGCAGCCGGTCCGCCTTGCCATTGCCGTTCTCGTCATGCAGCACGGCGATCGCATATTCGCCGGGGACCACTGCCGGGAACACGATGGTCAGCGGCTCCCCGCTCGCCACGCTTGCGCTGTAGGCGCCGCTATCGTCGCTGCAGTCGGGAAAATGGCCCGCCAAGGACGTCATGCAGGCGCGCACGATCCCCTTGTCCGATCGCAGCCCGGTCACCTGCACCTCCACCCGCACGCGCAGCTGCTGCGCCGGTGGGGAGGCGGAGACCAGCAGCGGCGCTGCCAGCACCGCGCTCAGCGGGGCGCGGAGAGGCCGCGGTCGGTGCCGCACAGGCGATCCCAGAAACGGAAATAGAGGCCGTAATTGCATCGGTACTCGTCATGGTGGCGTTGATGGTGGCTCGCGGTGATCAGCCAGCCGCCGATCCGCGAATGGACGAGGGCGCGGGGAAACAGCTCCCAGCCCATGTGATTGGTCACGCCCATCACGGTCATGATGGTCAGCACCAGGCCGAGCATGGCGACATGGATGGGAACGATGAACACCAGCGCGGGGATGACGATGGCCCCGCTCAGCGCCTCGATCGGGTGGAAGCTCATTGCGGCCCATGCCGTGGGCGGGCGGCTGGCGTGGTGGACCGCATGGGCCACCCGAAACCAGCGCGGCTGGTGCAGCAGGCGGTGGGTCCAGTAGAACCAGCTGTCATGCGCGAACAAATACAGGAACAGCGACAGCGGCAGATACCATAGCGGATAATCGTGCCAGCCGCCGTAGATCCGCGTCCAGCCATGCTCCTGCCATCCCCAGGCGACCACGCCGGCGGGCACGCCATAGATGGCGGCGGAGGCAAGGGACCAGCCGATTTCCCGCCGGATCTGCGCATTCAGGCCGCGATAGAGCCCCGGCCGCACGCGGGCGGTGGCCAGCGCAAAGGCTCCGCTCGCCAGCAGATAGCGGAAGGCCACGATCGCGGTCATCGCGAGGGCGGAGAGAAGGATCGCCGCAAACATTGCGCGGCGGCTTATGCCCTGCGGCGGGCGGAATATACAGGGGCGTTCAGCCGCCGGCCGGCCAGCTGGAACATTCCGGGTCGTTCGCCACCAGCTGGCGGCGCAGCGCTGCGCGTGCCAGGCGCTCTACTTCCACCTTTCGCCGCGCCGCGGCCAGCGGATGGCTGGGGGCGGGCCGCACGATTTCGGCATCATAGCCATCGGCCACGATCACGCCGCAGCAATCGGGGCGGAAATCCTCCCCTTCCAGGCAGGCGCGGTCCAGCTCCGGCGGGAGGCCCCAATAGAAGCGGTCGCAGAAATCGAGATAATCCGGCCATTTGCCGTCGCCCAGCAGGTCCGATCGCGCCGTCTTGATCTCCACGATCACGATGCGGCCCTTTGGATCGATCCCCATCAGATCGGCCCTCCGGCCATTGCGCAGCGGCATTTCGGTGAGGCACCAGATGTCGTTGCGCGCGAACAGGCGGCAGATGCCGCGTGCCACGGCCGCGGCGCGGCGCTCCGCTTCGTCGGCAGGCACCTCTGCGATGCCGGCGCGGGCAGTGAGAATGGATGAATCGGCCATCACTCCTTGCTGGAACGAAAAAGGAACAGGGTCAAGATCATACCGCCCTTGCGCGAAACGCTTGCCAGCGGCGCCGGGCGGATTCATTTCACGGCAGCAAAGATGAAGGAGCACCGCATGTCCCGTAAAGCCATCGCCATCGCCCTCGCGGCGCTGTCGGTCACGATCCTGTCCGCCTGCAACACCGTGCAGGGCGTTGGGCGGGATATCGAATCGGTCGGCAAGGCGGGCGAGGACGCCCTCTGATCCAGCCCGCCTGACTGGCTTGCTCGCGTCAGTCGCTGCCGTGTTCCGCGCTCCGCCGCTCGGGCGGCAGCAGGGCCAGCAGCGCTGCGCGGGCGGCCAGGAATTCGTCCCACAGGGCGCCAGCGGCGGGCGCCGGGTCCACGCCGCGGGCGCTGATCGCCAACAGGGCGGCGATGCCGGGTTCCATCATCGCGCCAATATCGGCGATACCGCGTTCCGCGCGGACCCGCCGCCATGCTTCGCCGCGCCGGTGCAGGGCGGCAAAGCGGTCGGATTGGTCGCAGCCGGATACCGCCTCCGCCCCGGCGAGTGCGGCCACGACATTGGCGGCTTCGCACAGCGCCGCCCATTGCGCGCCGATCGCGGCCACAGGCGGCGCGATATTGGCGGGATGTTCGTTGCGCGGCGGATTGGCGTTCATCCGCACGAGCCTAGCGCCCGCCGCTTGCGATTCGGTTAGCGCCCGGCTTGCGGAACCACGCTACTCCTGCGGAAGATCGGCGAAGGGATCATCCTCCCCGTCCAGCCCCAGGTCGATATTTGCGGCCCCTTCCTCACCCGAAACCAGCCGGTTGTTCTCCGCGCAGACATATTCGCGGATTTCCCAGCCGGGCTTCTTCTTGAAGGTCAGGTTCTGGATGTAGGGCTCGGCGAGAACCTCGGGATCGGTGATCGTCAGCTGGAAGCGCATGGTTGCGGGATCTTCCAGCCAGATCCGCTCGTGAATGCGCATCTGGTCCGAATGGCTGACGCCCGGGGCGATGCTGACCTGCGGGCTGAAGCCGATCGTGTCGACCACCAGCGTGTCACCCTCCCAGTGACCCACGGAACTGCCATTGAACAGGAAGTCCGGGTCTTCCGGCAGGGGGCGGCCGTCGGTGTAGATGCGCCGTGCCTGGCTGTAGGTTTCGGTGAAAATCGTCACGCGGCCGGGGGTGAAGAGGAATTCGATCGGATAGGGCTGGCGCAGGATTCCCGGCATGCCGGGCGGCAGGCAATGGGCCTGCGCATATTGCGACACGCCTTCCTTCTCCTGCTTCGCCTTGAACGCGGCGAGCGCGGCCTTGGCGGACTCAGTCAACACCGGCTCTGCCTGCCGCGGTGCGCCGGGGGTGAACAGCACCGGGCTCCACACACCGCTGAAATCCGGCAGCTTCTCCAGCTCGGCATAGCCGTGTTGCGGCTTTTCCGCGCTTTGCTGCGCGGTGGCGCACACCGGCACTACCAGTGCGGCGGCGCCCGCTAGCAGCGGCGCCCAAATCGGCCAACCCTTCATCACACCCCTCCGTCATTATCGTTGCCGCCAGATTGCTGCGCGGCCCCGGACCGAGTCAAGAGGTGGGTTGATCAAGTCAAACAAATGCTGGCAAATGGTGCCGGTGACCCTGAGCGAAGATGGGCACAGGTGTGGGAGACGATACATGGCAGGTAGGATCGGGCTGGCGCTGGTGGCATTCGCGGGTGTGCTGATGGCGGCCACGCCGGGGGCGGCGCATCATTCCACCGCCATGTTCGAATGGGGCAAGCCGATCGAGATGAAGGGCCTGACGGTGGAGCGGTGGGAATGGACCAATCCGCACACCTTCCTTTACGCCCGCGATGCCGAGGGCAACCGCTGGGCCTTCGAGGGGATGAGCCCGAATCACCTGTCGCGCGCCGGATGGTCCAAGCGCACGCTGGCACCGGGCGAGAAGATCGACCTCAGCTATTACAAGCTGCGCGACGGGCGGCGCGGAGGCTTCAACGTTACCGTGACCAAGGCGGATGGAGCGACGCTGAAACAATTACCCAGCCGCGATTAAGCGGGCTGTCCTCGCACGGGAGTTCTTTTGCTGCGCAGCAGCAACAATTTGTTACACGCCCGGCGAGAACGCGAAACACTCGGCCCTCTATCTCGGTCTCCCCTCAATAAGTGGAGAACACACGTGCTCGCAGCAACGCTCATCCTTTCGCTGGGATCGCTCGGCGCCGCGCCGGCGGATGCCGAAGCGGCCTATCGCCGCGGTTGCCATCCCTATGCCAGCAAGACCCTGGCCTGCAGCCTGCAGAAGCAGGACAAGACCGCCGTCGCAGTCGCCAAGGCCGATACCGTCTGCCATCCGGATCCCACGAAGTCGCAGATTTGCGACGCCCGCGCTCGCAAGGCTGCGGCAAGGGAAGAGCGCCTGGCCATCGAGGATGAACAGCGCAGCGCACGCGAGGAGTGATCCCTTCCCCCCGTCGCAAATCCGCCCCCGCGCACCGCGCGGGCGGCGGTGTGCCCGCGGCCCGGGCATATCGGAGATTGCAGCCATGCATGGTGGTGCCTAAGTAGATGGCCACAAGCCGCGTCATTCCCCGGACATTCCTTGCACCCATGACCGCACAGACGATTCTCGTGGTAGAGGACGATCCGCAGCTGCGCCTGCTCATCGTCCGCTCGCTCAAGGAGCATGGCTACAACGTGCGCGCGGCCGCCACGGGTGCGGAAATGCTGGTGCACCTGGAAAACGGGCACACCGATCTGATCGTGCTCGACATCATGCTGCCCGGCACCAACGGGATCGAACTGCTGCGCCGGCTGCGCGCCCACAGCGATCTGCCGGTGATCTTCATCAGCGCCCGTGCGGACGAGGCCGACCGTGTGATCGGCCTCGAGCTCGGGGCAGACGATTATCTCGCCAAGCCCTTCGGTACGCGCGAGCTCATCGCGCGCATCGCCGCCGTGCTGCGCCGCCACGCCAATGGCGCCTCCAGTTCCTCCGAACGGCGGGACGAGGCGCATTTCGGCGACTGGCGGCTGTCCTTCTCGCGCCGCGAGTTGCGATCCCCCACCGATGCGCTGGTGGAGCTGACCACGGCAGAGTTCGATCTGCTTACCGTCTTCCTGCAGGAGCCGCAGCGGGCGATCAGCCGCGAAAGGCTGATCGAAATGTCGCGCTCGCGCGTTGGCGATTCCTCCGATCGTAGCGTCGACGTGCTGGTCAGCCGCTTGCGCCGCAAGCTGAGCCACGATGGCCAGGATGCACCGATCGCCACAGTGCGCGGCGTCGGATACATGTTCCGTGCAGATGTCGAGCTGAGGTGAGACGGATCGTCTCGATCGGCCTGCTCGGCCGCCTGCTGGCGATCCTCGTCTTCGTTGTCGCGCTGGATTTCATCGTCAACGCCATCGTGTTCGAGCGTGCCAATGAATTCTCGCTCGAGGGCGAGGACGCCTCGCGCATTTCCGACCAGCTGGTGGTCGCCTACCGCATTCTGGACCAAGCGGCGCGGGCGGAGCGCCGCGCAGTGGCGGAAGAGCTCGTCACCGAGCGGTTCTCGATCACCTGGGCCCCGCAGGCGCAGCGCCGCGCACCGAGCCTGGAGCTCGACCGGCTGCGGCGGCAGATCCTGGCCCGCGAGCCCGATCTTAAGCAGACCAGCCTGCGGCTGCATCTGGAATCGCTTGCTTCGAAAGGCGACATCGGGGGCAGCATGATCCTGTCGGACCAGTCGGTCGCCTCCTTCAAGGCGGATGTAAACGAGGCCTGGACCTTCAACGCCCAGCGCGGCCTTATCCTGATCCTTCCCAATATACTGCTGATGATCCTGGGAGCGCTGCTGGTGCGCGCGACGCTGCAGCCGCTGCGCAAGCTGATCGTCGCCACGCGCTCCGTCGGAAATGACGAACCGCAACCGATCCCCGCTTCCGGCTCCCCGGAGGTGCGGCAGCTGATCAGCGCCTTCAACGACATGCAGGATCGCATCCACCAGCTGATTCGCAACCGGCAGCTTACCGTTTCGGCAATCGCCCATGATCTGCGCACGCCGCTCACCCGTCTGCAGATGCGCCTGGAGCATGACACGGCCGAGGCCGACGATCGCGAGGCGATGGCTGCCGATATCGTCGAGATGCGCATGCTGTTGCAGTCGTTGCAGGCCTTCAACGAAGGGCTGGATCACAAGGAGCCGATCGAGCGGCTGGACATCGCCTCGCTCGCGGAAACGCTGATCGACGATTCGAAGGATCGCGGGTACGATGCGGCCTATGCCGGCCCCGCGCATCTCGAAATCCGCGGCCGCCGCCTGCCGTTGCGGCGCGTGCTTTCCAACCTGATCGAGAACGCGCTGCATTACGCTGGCAATGTCCGCCTTCGTCTGAGCCTTGCCGATGGCATGGTGGAGATCGTGGTGGAGGATGACGGGCCGGGAATCGACGAGGCGAACCTGGTTGAAGTGCTCCAGCCCTTTGTCCGGCTGGATGAAGCGCGCAGCCGCAACACGCCCGGCATGGGGCTGGGCCTTGCCATCGTGGACCGCATCGTGCGCGCTGAGGGCGGGAGCTTCGCGCTCTCCAACCGGGCGGAAGGCGGCCTGCGCGCGGTGATCCGCCTCCCATTGGACCCGGTTGCATAACGTCCTGCCCGTCTTCGCGGGTGCAGCAACAAAACCTTACAATGCGGAACGACGGCAGAGAAAATGCCGACGTACCTCTGTGGGCAATCGCAGCCGCATCCCCCCTTGCGGCGCCACAAAAGGATTGCCCCCGTGAACGAATTGATCGGACGCGTTTTCAGCTTCGAAAAGACCGTGTTCCCGAGCAGCAAGGATCTCTACGGATCGCTCGCTCGCGATGGTCAGAGCCCCAAGGCCCTGATGATCTCCTGCGCCGATTCGCGCGTCGTGCCGGAAGAGATCATGCAGGCGCGGCCGGGCGACCTGTTCGTGTGCCGCAATGCCGGCAACATCGTGCCCACCTTTGCCACCATGAATGGCGGCGTGTCCTCTACCGTCGAATATGCGGTGGCCGCGCTGAAAGTGCGCGACATCATCGTGTGCGGCCATTCGGACTGCGGGGCCATGAAGGCGCTCGCTCAGCCGGAGCTGCTCGCCAACATGCCCAATGTTGCGGCCTGGCTGCGCCACGGCGCGGCGGCGGAGCATGTCGTGAGCACCTGCACGCCGGACCTGCAGGGAACCGACCGGATCCGCGCCATCAGCCTCGAAAACGTGATCGCCCAGCTGGCGCATCTGCGCACCCACCCGTCCGTCGCCACGGCGCTCGCCGCCGGCGAAATGTCGCTGCACGGCTGGTTTGTGGACATCCACGCCGGCCAGGTGCTGGGGCTGGATGGCGAGACCGGTGAGTTCGTGCCCCTGCGCGAGAACGAGCCGCTGCCCGTGGCTGTGCCCGCCCATGCGCGCTATCCGCAGCGCCTGCGCCAGGAAGTGGCTGCATGAGCACGGCCATCGCTCCTGCCAAGGAAGGCATCTTCCAACATTTCTCGCGGGATTTCACGGCTTCGATCGTGGTGTTCCTCGTGGCGATGCCATTGTGCATGGGCATCGCCATCGCCTCTGGCGTGCCGGCCGAGAAAGGCCTCATAACCGGCATCATCGGAGGCATCGTCGTCGGGCTGTTTGCCGGATCCCCCCTCCAGGTAAGCGGCCCGGCGGCGGGTCTTGCTGTCATCGTGTTCGAATTTGTGACCGAGAACGGGCTCACCGCGCTCGGTCCGATGCTCGTGCTCGCGGGCGCACTGCAACTGGTCGCCGGCTGGATGAAGCTCGGCGCGTTCTTCCGTTCGATCTCGCCGGCAGTCGTTCACGGCATGCTGGCGGGCATCGGTGCGCTGATCGTAATCAGCCAGTTCCACATCCTGTTCGATGCGCAGCCGCTTTCCAGCGGTGTCGACAACCTTGCCGCAATGCCCGCGCGTCTGCTCGGCCTCTCGCCCTTCAACCTGCAGGCGACCGAGCTGGCGCTGATCGTCGGCCTCGTAACCATTGGCGTCATGCTGGTGTGGGAGAAGTTCCGCCCGGCGGGCTTCGGCCTGCTGCCGGGGGCCTTGCTCGGCGTGATGGCCGCGACGATCGTCGCCTATGCCTTCCAGCTGAATATCGCCCGGGTGGATGTGCCGGAATCGATCGTGGCCGCGGTGGAAGCGCCGGGCGACGGCTTCTTCGCCATGCTCGGCCAGCCGGCGATCATCATCGCCGCGCTTGCGGTGGCCTTCATCGCCAGCGCCGAGACATTGCTTTCGGCCGCTGCGGTGGATCGGATGCATGATGGCGTCCGCACGGA is a window from the Altererythrobacter sp. B11 genome containing:
- a CDS encoding SulP family inorganic anion transporter, translating into MSTAIAPAKEGIFQHFSRDFTASIVVFLVAMPLCMGIAIASGVPAEKGLITGIIGGIVVGLFAGSPLQVSGPAAGLAVIVFEFVTENGLTALGPMLVLAGALQLVAGWMKLGAFFRSISPAVVHGMLAGIGALIVISQFHILFDAQPLSSGVDNLAAMPARLLGLSPFNLQATELALIVGLVTIGVMLVWEKFRPAGFGLLPGALLGVMAATIVAYAFQLNIARVDVPESIVAAVEAPGDGFFAMLGQPAIIIAALAVAFIASAETLLSAAAVDRMHDGVRTDYDKELRAQGVGNFLCGLAGALPMTGVIVRSSANVQAGAKTRLSTIIHGLWILGFVSLLPWLLQEIPMAALGGVLVVTGWRLVSLTHVRHLYASYGILPAVIWTATFVLVVAVDLLTGVLVGLALTLFELLPHRRSLKLRIKEDELGDERKVSLEGSATFISLTGLTRRLETIPLIQSVTLDLAKVRGFDHTSAEQMREWIARRRKLGSTVELVGPRHLVDRLT